One Paenisporosarcina sp. FSL H8-0542 genomic region harbors:
- a CDS encoding helix-turn-helix transcriptional regulator, with product MKNIGLIIKQARVDQGIKQLNLAKGICSISYLSKVENNQLVPSDEILVNLLNRLSITITEVSDEEEISTFNSIKELYKTAIIYRNHKSISNEIVKIEEKRTIFKNQVYSINSVLFLSRLYLISGKEMSCVESLFEFIEHHEENLTNYQKCVFNINKSLKSFYTDEYLQSVEYIEQALEDQKTIVLENWELADLYNVMAICYLVNNYNYSTIEFARKALNIYRDLLLFNRAIDCYISIGISYKRNYKYKESEESFQAAYRLLKDRGLFDFEGIITQNLGTLFTIQGESNKAIEYFLSSMDCKKTTEGYYVTILSIIQEYSKLKSPENILMWCEKGLEMYSKAKEKNLSYYYHFKIFEAEQVGGTEFTNILIKAIKYFELKKDYRHVYKYAVLLAKYYYLNKKLKNSGVYYQLASEALLLKNKFLKWEDL from the coding sequence ATGAAGAATATAGGATTGATTATTAAACAAGCAAGAGTTGATCAAGGGATTAAGCAATTGAATTTAGCAAAAGGCATATGTTCGATATCTTATTTAAGTAAAGTTGAAAATAATCAACTTGTCCCAAGCGATGAAATCCTAGTTAACTTATTAAATAGACTTTCTATAACTATCACTGAAGTTAGTGATGAAGAAGAAATTTCAACTTTTAATTCAATTAAAGAGCTCTATAAAACAGCAATAATCTATAGAAATCATAAGTCTATTTCAAATGAAATCGTCAAAATTGAAGAGAAGAGAACTATTTTTAAAAACCAGGTATACTCTATCAATTCCGTACTCTTTCTGTCTAGATTGTATTTAATAAGTGGTAAAGAAATGTCTTGTGTAGAATCTTTGTTTGAGTTTATAGAACATCATGAAGAGAATTTAACAAACTATCAAAAGTGCGTTTTCAATATCAATAAATCACTAAAATCATTCTACACGGATGAATATCTTCAATCAGTAGAATACATTGAGCAGGCGTTAGAAGATCAAAAAACAATAGTATTAGAAAATTGGGAATTAGCGGATCTGTACAATGTCATGGCGATTTGTTACCTAGTAAATAATTATAATTATAGTACAATCGAGTTTGCTCGAAAGGCGCTAAATATATACCGTGACCTTTTATTATTTAACAGGGCCATTGATTGTTATATTTCCATTGGAATTAGTTATAAAAGAAATTATAAATACAAAGAGTCCGAAGAAAGCTTTCAAGCAGCTTATAGATTACTAAAAGATCGTGGATTATTTGATTTTGAGGGAATTATTACACAGAATTTAGGGACATTATTCACAATACAAGGTGAGTCAAATAAAGCCATCGAATACTTTTTGTCTAGTATGGATTGCAAGAAGACTACTGAAGGTTATTACGTAACGATTTTATCCATTATTCAAGAATATTCAAAACTAAAAAGTCCTGAAAACATTTTGATGTGGTGTGAAAAAGGACTTGAAATGTATTCTAAAGCAAAGGAAAAGAATCTTTCTTATTATTATCATTTCAAGATCTTTGAAGCAGAGCAGGTTGGTGGTACTGAATTTACAAATATATTAATTAAAGCTATAAAATACTTTGAATTGAAAAAAGACTATCGTCATGTTTATAAATATGCAGTTCTACTTGCAAAATATTATTATTTGAATAAAAAATTGAAGAATTCAGGAGTTTATTATCAACTTGCAAGTGAGGCATTACTATTAAAAAATAAGTTTTTAAAATGGGAGGATTTGTGA
- a CDS encoding polysaccharide deacetylase family protein: MTRSKSKKRGPWIDVACISMIVFLSMTLIFLGYSTESDAKQNTNNGHAPEVKKDVSTIESAFPGILITTEVKKDDYSPYAIQYPQSKVVSFNDRVKKYIDEQRDTYLIAMEENKRIGSKTPGELNIAFETFPHASGSYSFVMISGTYLGGANGFTNFNTIHFDPDSGEIIEVADLFGHDESKLVKLSSLVRDGIQKDPSLTNRVLEEDMMLATEPKWSNFENFALIDDSLVIYFDEYEIASDAAGAPVIAVPLAALTEQLVAPYKPDVEVLPKPPVEEVSDEAEEEPIEEPTEEPAEEPDDSDDVQPVETDTKQVALTFDDGPDPKVTPQILATLAKYDAKATFFMLGSRVESYPEIAKDVLTAGHELGNHTWTHANLTKMATDSITKEVSRTNNIIEQATGQAPTVFRPPYGAFKDDMLNVMQLPVVLWDVDTLDWKHRDAAQLLTSVKSSVHDGSTVLMHDIHLSTAQGLDSVLAYLTSEGYEFVTVSELE; the protein is encoded by the coding sequence ATGACCAGATCCAAAAGTAAGAAACGCGGACCCTGGATTGATGTTGCCTGTATCAGTATGATTGTATTTCTGAGTATGACCCTCATTTTTCTCGGATACTCAACAGAGAGCGATGCAAAACAAAATACAAACAACGGACACGCCCCAGAAGTAAAAAAAGATGTGTCAACGATAGAATCAGCTTTTCCTGGAATACTTATTACAACTGAAGTTAAAAAAGATGACTATTCTCCTTATGCCATTCAGTATCCACAAAGTAAAGTAGTCTCATTTAATGATCGTGTCAAAAAATACATAGATGAACAACGGGATACTTATTTAATTGCAATGGAAGAAAATAAGCGAATCGGTAGTAAGACTCCTGGAGAGTTGAACATTGCTTTCGAAACATTTCCACATGCATCCGGATCGTATTCATTTGTTATGATTTCCGGAACATATTTAGGCGGTGCAAATGGTTTTACCAATTTTAACACCATTCATTTTGACCCGGATTCAGGTGAAATTATTGAGGTTGCTGATTTATTTGGACATGACGAATCTAAGCTTGTAAAGCTTTCATCACTTGTACGAGATGGAATTCAGAAAGATCCAAGCTTAACAAATAGAGTCCTAGAAGAAGACATGATGTTGGCTACCGAACCGAAGTGGAGCAACTTCGAGAACTTTGCCCTCATAGACGATTCGCTCGTCATATATTTCGATGAGTACGAAATCGCTAGTGATGCCGCAGGTGCACCGGTTATTGCCGTGCCACTTGCTGCGCTAACTGAACAATTAGTAGCGCCTTATAAACCGGATGTAGAAGTATTACCAAAACCTCCTGTTGAAGAAGTTTCAGATGAAGCAGAAGAAGAACCGATTGAAGAACCTACAGAAGAACCTGCAGAAGAACCGGATGACAGTGATGATGTTCAACCTGTAGAAACGGATACGAAGCAAGTCGCCCTAACGTTTGATGATGGTCCAGATCCAAAAGTAACGCCGCAAATCCTTGCCACTCTAGCGAAGTATGATGCAAAAGCAACATTCTTTATGCTAGGCAGTCGAGTAGAATCTTACCCGGAGATCGCGAAAGATGTGTTGACTGCTGGCCATGAGCTCGGCAACCACACTTGGACCCATGCAAACTTAACTAAAATGGCGACGGATTCGATTACAAAAGAAGTTTCAAGGACAAATAACATCATCGAACAAGCCACTGGACAAGCACCAACTGTTTTTCGTCCTCCTTACGGTGCTTTCAAGGATGACATGTTAAACGTGATGCAATTACCCGTTGTTTTGTGGGATGTAGATACACTCGATTGGAAACACCGTGATGCTGCTCAACTTTTAACGTCTGTAAAAAGTAGCGTCCATGACGGCAGTACCGTATTAATGCACGATATTCATTTATCGACTGCTCAAGGATTAGACAGTGTGCTTGCTTATTTAACAAGTGAAGGATATGAGTTTGTAACCGTTTCAGAACTAGAATGA
- a CDS encoding DUF3298 domain-containing protein has protein sequence MDKKLEELKSDYQNIPIPDNLDFIVANAISRSSVRKFPFKSVIGLAASAIFILSINSSPTFAKTLSDVPIVGNLVDVLTFTEYTVDEKTYQAHLKVPAVSNLKNKDLENSLNQKYLNENKQLYDTFTKEMDEMKKENGGHLGIDSGYEIKTDTDNILSIGRYVVNTVGSSSTTMTYDTIDKKNEILLTLPLLFKDETYINLISENIKEQMKEQMKHDENKLYWFRDEGDETTIGLFDKISSKQNFYINKDNQLVISFDKYEVAPGAMGIIEFIIPSDILSDALVSNNYIK, from the coding sequence TTGGATAAAAAATTAGAAGAATTAAAATCTGATTACCAGAACATCCCGATTCCAGATAATTTGGATTTCATCGTAGCGAACGCAATTAGTCGTTCTAGCGTAAGAAAATTTCCATTTAAATCAGTAATTGGTTTAGCTGCATCTGCTATTTTTATTCTCTCCATAAATAGTAGCCCAACATTTGCGAAAACATTGTCTGATGTTCCGATTGTTGGAAATTTAGTAGATGTCCTGACATTTACTGAATACACTGTAGATGAAAAAACTTATCAGGCACATTTAAAGGTTCCTGCTGTTTCTAACTTAAAAAACAAGGATCTTGAAAATAGTTTAAATCAAAAATATTTGAACGAAAACAAACAACTCTATGATACGTTTACGAAAGAAATGGACGAGATGAAAAAAGAAAATGGAGGTCACTTAGGAATAGATAGTGGCTATGAAATAAAGACAGACACGGATAATATTTTATCGATTGGAAGGTACGTAGTGAATACCGTTGGATCTTCATCTACAACCATGACATATGACACCATTGATAAGAAAAATGAAATCTTATTAACCCTTCCATTACTGTTTAAAGATGAAACATATATTAATTTGATTAGTGAGAACATAAAAGAGCAAATGAAAGAACAAATGAAACATGACGAAAACAAGTTATATTGGTTTCGAGATGAAGGGGATGAAACGACGATTGGATTGTTTGATAAGATTAGTAGCAAACAAAACTTTTATATTAATAAAGACAATCAATTAGTCATTTCATTTGATAAATATGAAGTTGCTCCTGGGGCTATGGGCATTATTGAATTTATTATTCCATCTGATATTCTTTCGGATGCCTTAGTCAGCAACAACTACATTAAATAG
- a CDS encoding RNA polymerase sigma factor → MKGNLHIEKKLVECITDNKEAFYRLAYSYVKNENDAVDILQDSIQKAISSKRHIKNEQYIKSWFYRIVVNTSLDFLKKQKKLMFVDEEALESYADGVENQYSNIDLERALESLSLKYRSVIVLRYFEDLKIEEVAEILNENPNTIKTRLTKALKLLRIQMA, encoded by the coding sequence ATGAAGGGGAATTTGCACATAGAAAAGAAACTTGTAGAATGTATAACCGATAACAAAGAAGCTTTTTATAGATTAGCGTATAGTTATGTGAAAAATGAAAATGATGCAGTAGATATACTACAAGATTCTATACAAAAAGCCATTTCATCAAAACGACACATAAAGAATGAACAATATATAAAAAGTTGGTTTTATCGAATAGTAGTGAATACATCACTAGATTTTTTAAAAAAACAGAAAAAGTTAATGTTTGTTGATGAAGAAGCACTTGAGTCATACGCTGATGGAGTAGAAAATCAGTATTCAAATATTGATTTAGAAAGAGCTTTAGAATCTCTTTCTCTAAAATACCGAAGTGTGATTGTTCTTCGCTATTTTGAAGATTTAAAAATAGAAGAAGTCGCAGAAATATTAAACGAAAACCCAAATACCATTAAAACACGATTAACCAAAGCTCTAAAATTACTCCGAATTCAAATGGCATGA